One genomic window of Conger conger chromosome 7, fConCon1.1, whole genome shotgun sequence includes the following:
- the pop7 gene encoding ribonuclease P protein subunit p20 isoform X1 — MAEPCSPAAKCVSPGAAGAGVEMEAVEMDPVEFTLRKRLPRKLPKRRHDVYVNMKTDFRAQLARCQKLLDGGAQREICVHGLGLAINRAINIALQLQSGSQGALLLAANTSTVELVDDLEPEEAGTEPLTHTRNNSAIHIKVYYPDPQ, encoded by the coding sequence ATGGCGGAGCCTTGCAGTCCGGCCGCTAAGTGTGTGTCTCCGGGGGCCGCGGGCGCAGGGGTGGAGATGGAGGCGGTGGAGATGGACCCGGTGGAGTTCACCCTCCGCAAGCGTCTGCCGCGCAAACTGCCCAAGCGCCGCCACGACGTCTACGTCAACATGAAGACGGACTTCCGGGCGCAGCTGGCGCGCTGCCAGAAGCTGCTGGACGGCGGCGCGCAGCGCGAGATCTGCGTGCACGGCCTGGGGCTGGCCATCAACCGCGCCATCAACATCGCGCTGCAGCTGCAGAGCGGCAGCCAGGGGGCGCTGCTGCTGGCCGCCAACACCTCCACCGTGGAGCTGGTGGACGACCTGGAGCCGGAGGAGGCGGGGACtgagccactcacacacacgcgcaacaACTCGGCCATTCACATTAAAGTGTACTACCCCGACCCCCAGTGA
- the pop7 gene encoding ribonuclease P protein subunit p20 isoform X2, with protein MEAVEMDPVEFTLRKRLPRKLPKRRHDVYVNMKTDFRAQLARCQKLLDGGAQREICVHGLGLAINRAINIALQLQSGSQGALLLAANTSTVELVDDLEPEEAGTEPLTHTRNNSAIHIKVYYPDPQ; from the coding sequence ATGGAGGCGGTGGAGATGGACCCGGTGGAGTTCACCCTCCGCAAGCGTCTGCCGCGCAAACTGCCCAAGCGCCGCCACGACGTCTACGTCAACATGAAGACGGACTTCCGGGCGCAGCTGGCGCGCTGCCAGAAGCTGCTGGACGGCGGCGCGCAGCGCGAGATCTGCGTGCACGGCCTGGGGCTGGCCATCAACCGCGCCATCAACATCGCGCTGCAGCTGCAGAGCGGCAGCCAGGGGGCGCTGCTGCTGGCCGCCAACACCTCCACCGTGGAGCTGGTGGACGACCTGGAGCCGGAGGAGGCGGGGACtgagccactcacacacacgcgcaacaACTCGGCCATTCACATTAAAGTGTACTACCCCGACCCCCAGTGA